The DNA segment AGGCTTCTTTATTTATTTTTATTATTCTGCATGCATTATCTTCCACTTGTTTCTCCTCTTATGTGTACAAAAAATTCTAATTTATTTTACTCCATATTTACCCTTAGTTTTATATTGATCTAATTGCTTCTTCTCCTCTTTTAGTCCTCTATTTTCTTGCAATAACATCTTTATATCGCTTCTAACACTTTCTATCATATCTAACGTAACTTTATCACCTGCCTGCAATAATATATCCGCAATTTCAGCAACTTCAGGAATATTTAAATTACTACAAACAGCTAGACAAGAAGCAAGCGGTGTTTGATCCATATCATTTTTCAAGTAAACATTTGCTCCTTTTTCCACTAAAAATCGAACTGTATTCGGGTGAAAAAAGCTTGCAGCGGTATGCAACGGACTATTTCCGTATCTATCAACTCGTTCGACATCAGCCCCTAACTCAAATAACAATTTTACAGTATTATCCCCCAAAGCAGCGGCCTATCTAAAGGGCTTCGTCCGTAATAATTCTCAACATTAACATCTAAACCTTGTTCTGTGAGCCAACGAACAAACTCATCAGGAACATTACTATAATGAAGAGCTGTATTTCTCTCACAACGCGCGTCATGTGCATAAAGCTCACATTTTTCATAAACAGCCTTAAGTTTTTCTATATCTCCAGCTTTAACAAGTTCTCCAAAGTCTTTCGGTAAAGTAACTCTTTTCTTTTTAACCATATTTCACCCTCCCATAACTTCTAATTTCTTACTTAATATCACACCTGTTTTCTTAGCCTTGTAACTCTAATTCTTTTTTCTTTCACACGTGTTGGTTCTATATTTTTTTTTGATAATTTTCCTATACAATTATCAAAATAACCTCTTTTTATGCTGTTGAACTATGATTTATTTGAAGAGACCTTGTAACCATTGTACAATATCATCCGTCGTTTTATCACAGGATAACACCAATCGATTGCAGTCAATTTCATAAAATAATATCACTTCTTTTTCACTTTCAAAAAAAGTTGCTAGCCACATAATAAACTGTGCATGCTCATAAATTCCTTCAACTGAATTAAAGTACTCTATCGCAAACGTACAACGCTTTTTCTCCATTCTTAATTCGAATTGATATTTCTCTGAATAGTTTTCCCAGCAAAGATCATAAAATAACGCAGAATTATTTACTTCAAAACTAGTACCTGGATACTTTATTTCAATGTCTTTATTAAATCTCCTAATATCAAAATTATTGTTTTCCAATTCGTTCAAATGAACAAAGATTGTTACAGACATTTTCATCCCCACCCTCAAACTCTAATTTTTTCACTCAATATTATAACTATTGTATCATTTTTCCAGTTGATTTTATAACTCTCTTTGCCTATGCAGAATCCCTATTTTTTTAATCTGGTAACCCCTCTTGATTATTTTCTCTATCCCTTTATTTTTTCTGTATATTTCTCCTATTCTTTTTTGAATAGTAAAAAATAACAATCCATTTTGTTTAAATCTTTTATTTTTGATATATTTATATTACATAGACCACAGCCTGCTTCACAAGCCTTTTCTCGCAATTTTACAAATGAATCACATTTGAAGTGTTGTTCTTGTATATTATATCATGTGATAAATATTCTCCGTATAATTTATTCTGATGTTTAACTATTACTAGTGGCAATACCAATGATTTTATTGCGTACATACTAAGCCAAATAATAAAAACATTAAATTGTAAATCTTTCAAATCATTAAACCAAAGTTCATAAAATATCAAAGCGTTCAAAATGACATTAAAACTAGTAACTATAGTTGCTGATACTATATTAGTTTTAAGTTTAGGATAGTAAAACTTTGCAGCATACAACGCAAATAAAGAAATATTATAAATACAAATTGGTTTGTATTTTTTTCTATATATCACAAGTGTTTTACGATTATAACAAAAAAACTTACTAACTGTTACCTGATCCCATTGATTAAGCCAAATATGACTAACTGAATCTATTTCATCCCAAGGTATAAACAAATCAATTTTTCTTAAATAAACTCCTTTCTTACAGATGTAAAATTTCCAATTTACAAAAGAGAATATTGTAACAGAAGCAATAAAAATTACAATTCCAGCGTACTTTAAGCTTTCTTTCTCTATAATTAATGTACCATCAAAAAAGTTTATACTTCCTTTTACTCCATCGGATAACACGTATAAAACCGTTATAGCAAGCAACACTATGAATAGTATATATCTGTAAAAAATACTACGAAACTTTATTTTGTTCTCCTTCATGATATATCCTTTCAAATCTTGTGTTTTTAATAAAAAATCTCAATATTATTATACCATTTTTAAGATGGTTTTTTCTACTGCTGGTTTTTCCAACATGGTTTAAAATCCCCTGAATACTGCATAAAAAGAAAAAAAACAGTACCTTATTTAAATTACTGTTTTTTGAATTACTATATTCTATTATAAAACCAATGGTTTAATGCATAGATAAAAAATGTGCCGCTTCTTCTCTAATCTCTTTATCATAATATTTATTTTCAGAAATTTGCTTCAACAAATTTAAATAATATTCTGGGTTATCCGTTCCATTTATTATACGGTGCAACATCCAAATAGTATGTACTGTTGGCATTCTTTTTAGTGAAGAAATAAGTTTTTCTTCGTATCCTTTTTTATAAAATGTCTCAACAAAATGCACTATCTCTCCTGGGCTTCCGAAGTAAGTAAGCGGGTTTCTTTCCACTAGTTGAAGTAATGGTTGAACCGAATCTAATTGATTATAATTACTTTTAATATCATCTATACATTCAATCATAATCATTTCAAAATCATCACTATCTATATTATCTTCTATTTTTTTAATTATTAACTCTAATTCATCCATATTAATTTTCCCCCTACAAATCAAAATTTTTCCTTCTAGATGTTTGTTAATATTGTTCCCATTTATTGTTTTAAGTTTCATCTAAAATAATAAACTAATTAAATCATTAATTTCCATTAACAAAAACTCTACTTTATTTTTTCTATCATTTCTAAATACATTTTCTTTCCAAAGTCATTATTAGCAGCATCATGTCGTTCTTTTAGAAAATGAATAATTTCACCTTTATATTGCTCTGGGATGTTATTAATATTTTGCTCTATAATTCCAACTAATTTCTGCTGTGCTATTTTCTTTGGTGTCATTTTTCTCATACTCATATAATATTCCCATTGGTTAGGATGCTTTTCAAATCCTGTTAAAGATGATAAATATATCGACACATATGCTGATATACCTTTTTGTGAAGAATACTCAAGCATAAGAGTATACATTCTTCTATTTCGTTTAAGTTATATCTTGTTATCATCATACCTAATGCTGTTATTATATCTTTTATTATACTTTTGTTGTCAGGGTATTTTCTTGCTATAGCCAAAAGGATATTTGCAAATTCCTCATCAGTGAAATATTTTGTATAAAAAACTGATCCTTCTTTTCTCGTCATTTTCTCAAAATTTTTCATAAGATTTTCGATTCCAAATTCGTCTTTTTCTTCCCACTTTTTTATTTCATCTTGCAAATAAATAATTTTATTTATTTTGTCTTGTATTTTTGGATTTATATTTTGCATAATACCTCTCCTTTTTGACCGTTTAGCCTATCCTTCCTTAGTTTAACAATTCCACTTGATTCAACTATTCTTCTGTAATGTTTTGTATTTTTCTTCCTAAGGATAATAAAGTTTCTAAATCTGATAGTTCACTTGTTCCAAAAGGATTCCTAGTAGAAACGCCTGTGATTTTTTTATATTCCTTGCATCTAGTTCGAAATTTTATTTCATCTGTATCAGTATATATATCTACACTTAACGCTCTCCCCCCTACGTTATATTTTTTATTCTTGATTTCGCAAAACGAAACTACTCCCGATATAATTTCCTCGTCATTTCCCAAAACTCTAATATTTTTACCATAAAGTTCTACAATATAATCTTTTACCAATCTCTCTTGTATTTTTCTTATTAGAAGAAACCCTCCCCCAAAAAATACTAATACTAGTAAAAAAAGAAATATTGGATATGCTTTAACTAAATTATTAAGTTTTAAATAAAAGATAGCTAATTGTGTTGCCAATATAGGAATCATTATTACCACAGGAAAAATTAAACCAATGATAATATCTGATTTTGCTGTTGTTGCTGTAAATTCATATTTTTTCATATAATATCTGAATAATTATCTTATAATTACCTTTATCTCCTTTATTTTTATATGTTTTTTACTAAAAAATACTCACAGTAATTATACCATGTGTATTTTTTTGAATCAATTTTTCATTTACTTAGATTTGTTCTCTTTTGATAGTTGATTTAGTTTTTTCTTTTTTGTTTTAACATGAATTTATTTACCCAATCTATTACTAACCAACCTTACTATTCCTTTATAATTCTTTTGAAATGATTAAATACACTATTTCAAAAACCGCAATTAACACACCTAAAACACCCAAGAACGCCTTATTATCTTTTACTTCTAATCAGGAATCGTTTTGTCAAATACCTTTTTTGATTCATAGACTCTTTATTTTGGAAATTGAGTAAGAAAAAAACAGAAAACCATTGTGGTTTACTGTTTTAGTGGTTTGGGATGATCCTTTTTGGGAAAATACCTTATTATTTTCCTCTATGTTTCTGTCTGCGTTTCTCTTGTTTTAATTCAAATTTTCTTTGGATTTCCAACTCTCTTATTTTCTTACTTTCGGTTTTTCTTTCCAATTTCATTTCTTCTCTTTGTTTCTGTAATGCTAACTGAGATTTTGTTCCTATCCCTACTTGTTTACTTTGTTTTTTTACTTCTCTTTGCAATCTTTTAGGATTGTTCTTTATTTTTTTAACCTTAACTTCTAGGCTTGAACCAAACTTTAAATTTTTATAATTTTTTAAAATAAAATCATATACTTCATAATCCTTTGGTTCTGCACCAAATACTACTCTACATACTGATAACTTATTTTTTTCTACACATTCAAAAACACCTACCCAAAATGGATTATCAAAAAAAACCGTTAATTTGCCTGCTATTTTTTCCATAACAGAACCCTCCTTAATACTTTATTGAAGAATGGACAACCCGGAGGGGAAGGTTACTTACCTAAATAAAATAATTTAGACGACTGGGCTACCTACCAGTTCTAATACATTAAAAAATATATATTGCGTTTTTATCTTCAAATTATTTTCTTATTATACCATATTTCACCTTGATTTTATAGCTATACTTCATACAGCTTTTTCTATATTCTATAAATGTATAAACTGGTCGAATATTCCTGTTTTTATTACAGAAAATTTTGACGATAAAATAAAATTATGTTATACTAGTTATACAAATCATACTTAAAAGGAGGTCCTAA comes from the Gemella morbillorum genome and includes:
- a CDS encoding ankyrin repeat domain-containing protein, which codes for MLFELGADVERVDRYGNSPLHTAASFFHPNTVRFLVEKGANVYLKNDMDQTPLASCLAVCSNLNIPEVAEIADILLQAGDKVTLDMIESVRSDIKMLLQENRGLKEEKKQLDQYKTKGKYGVK
- a CDS encoding YjdF family protein, producing the protein MEKIAGKLTVFFDNPFWVGVFECVEKNKLSVCRVVFGAEPKDYEVYDFILKNYKNLKFGSSLEVKVKKIKNNPKRLQREVKKQSKQVGIGTKSQLALQKQREEMKLERKTESKKIRELEIQRKFELKQEKRRQKHRGK